Proteins encoded within one genomic window of Spiribacter curvatus:
- a CDS encoding NAD-dependent epimerase — protein MKILVTGAAGFIGYHTCEQLLARGDTVVGLDNLNDYYDVSLKKARLARLMAHEGDGPGGFRFERLDLADAPAMRALFEREGFDRVINLAAQAGVRYSLDNPQAYVDSNVTGFMNVLEGCRHTGVGHLVYASTSSVYGANTHMPFTEHEPADHPLAIYGATKRANELMSHSYAHLFGLPCTGLRFFTVYGPWGRPDMALFLFTRKILAGEPIEVFNHGHHQRDFTFVEDIAEGVVRACDEPATGNPDWDSNAPDPATSTAPWRLFNIGNNQPVQLLDYIRVLEECLGRRAEMQMRPLQPGDVPDTWASADDLKNAVGYQPSTPVEEGVRRFVDWYRDYYQV, from the coding sequence ATGAAGATTCTTGTCACCGGCGCCGCGGGGTTCATCGGCTATCACACCTGCGAACAGCTCCTTGCCCGCGGCGATACCGTGGTGGGGCTCGACAACCTCAACGATTACTACGATGTCAGCCTTAAAAAAGCACGCCTGGCGCGTCTGATGGCCCACGAGGGCGACGGGCCCGGCGGTTTCCGATTTGAGCGGCTGGATCTGGCCGACGCGCCGGCCATGCGGGCGCTGTTCGAGCGCGAGGGCTTTGATCGGGTCATCAACCTGGCGGCCCAGGCGGGCGTGCGCTACTCGCTGGACAACCCCCAGGCCTATGTCGACAGCAACGTGACCGGGTTTATGAACGTGCTCGAGGGCTGTCGGCACACCGGCGTCGGGCATCTGGTCTATGCGTCCACCAGCTCAGTCTATGGCGCCAACACCCATATGCCGTTCACCGAGCATGAGCCCGCCGACCATCCGCTGGCCATTTACGGTGCGACCAAACGCGCCAATGAGCTGATGAGCCACAGCTACGCGCACCTCTTTGGCCTGCCCTGCACCGGGCTGCGGTTTTTTACCGTCTATGGCCCCTGGGGCCGTCCCGACATGGCGCTGTTCCTGTTCACCCGAAAGATCCTCGCCGGCGAGCCCATCGAGGTGTTCAACCACGGCCATCACCAGCGGGATTTCACCTTTGTCGAGGACATTGCCGAGGGCGTGGTCCGCGCCTGCGACGAGCCCGCCACCGGCAACCCGGACTGGGACAGCAACGCCCCCGACCCGGCCACCAGCACCGCACCGTGGCGGTTGTTCAATATCGGCAATAACCAGCCCGTGCAGCTGCTCGACTACATCCGCGTCCTCGAGGAATGCCTCGGCCGACGCGCTGAAATGCAGATGCGCCCGCTGCAGCCCGGCGACGTGCCCGACACCTGGGCGAGCGCCGACGACCTCAAGAACGCCGTCGGCTATCAGCCCTCCACCCCGGTGGAAGAGGGCGTGCGCCGCTTCGTGGACTGGTACCGGGACTACTATCAGGTCTGA
- a CDS encoding ribbon-helix-helix protein, CopG family, with translation MSRLTITLDDDLHRALKEASARQGRSIGKLIEESLHLRGIKPTEDARALVERARSHAGLSESEALEVADSEVRQARQTQ, from the coding sequence ATGAGCCGACTGACCATTACTTTGGATGATGATCTTCATCGCGCACTCAAAGAAGCCTCTGCGCGCCAGGGCCGCTCGATTGGCAAGCTGATTGAGGAGAGTCTGCACCTGCGAGGCATTAAGCCGACTGAGGATGCGAGGGCGTTGGTTGAGCGAGCGCGTTCGCATGCGGGGCTTAGCGAATCAGAGGCGCTCGAGGTTGCTGACAGCGAGGTCCGCCAAGCCCGCCAGACACAATGA
- a CDS encoding Wzz/FepE/Etk N-terminal domain-containing protein, with the protein MTDEQGTEGRYPANRRTQETDFPIAGPYPADDEISLYDLWNLLVRQKYLILGVAAVVVALSLVYATTREPVYEYTSAIEIGRLPAGENDEGESRLVETPAQTRSRLNNTIVPTARAELAEELGDESGGVPDVSLAGEEESSIVLLTSSGGLERGGEISQLHSLVLNRLEQIQQRDIQALRNDLDRQQSSLEDELELTRDERVLRARRGQRERAIAAAEDQIESLQTARDERELELRSRIRSADRAIAKANDQQESAQARLDRLDERADVLDERISTTRNLLADLRETQRRGLRGGSDEGLLGLFMGSQEVSALQQRLDQLIDERRFDLDERRKDLQNRISEMERTKDEQRDIKAQIREEQEDLMARFDRQIREQQRTVSEQRAALQRMEAERENDIANRQREIANVQGRLENIQPTEASFIASRSLQPTNASTRLILALGAILGLMLGVFAAFIREFLANARAYREQPDADQT; encoded by the coding sequence ATGACTGACGAGCAAGGAACGGAGGGTCGCTACCCCGCCAATCGCCGGACGCAGGAAACGGATTTCCCCATTGCAGGACCCTATCCGGCGGACGATGAAATCAGTCTCTATGATCTTTGGAATCTGTTGGTGCGACAAAAGTATCTGATTCTTGGGGTCGCTGCGGTTGTGGTTGCGTTGTCGCTTGTTTATGCGACGACGAGGGAGCCTGTGTATGAATACACCAGTGCGATCGAAATTGGGCGGTTGCCTGCCGGTGAGAATGATGAAGGGGAGTCCCGTCTTGTCGAAACACCGGCTCAGACACGGAGCCGGCTGAACAATACTATTGTGCCCACTGCTCGCGCTGAGCTGGCAGAAGAGCTCGGCGATGAGTCCGGTGGAGTGCCCGATGTTTCTCTTGCGGGTGAAGAAGAGAGCTCTATCGTGCTACTTACCTCTTCAGGAGGTTTAGAGAGAGGTGGAGAGATCTCACAGCTCCACAGCTTGGTGCTTAATCGGTTAGAGCAAATACAACAACGTGATATTCAGGCGCTGCGCAACGATTTGGATCGTCAGCAGAGCTCTCTCGAGGATGAGTTGGAATTGACCCGAGATGAGCGAGTGCTCAGGGCAAGGCGCGGACAGCGGGAACGCGCGATAGCCGCTGCTGAGGATCAGATTGAGAGCCTCCAGACGGCCCGTGATGAGCGAGAGCTGGAGCTGCGCTCACGGATAAGGAGCGCGGATCGTGCAATCGCTAAAGCGAATGACCAGCAGGAGTCAGCACAGGCCCGTCTTGACCGGCTCGATGAACGTGCTGATGTGTTGGATGAACGGATATCAACCACCCGGAATCTGTTAGCCGATTTGCGCGAGACTCAGCGACGTGGACTCCGAGGCGGGAGTGATGAAGGTCTACTCGGGCTATTCATGGGCTCCCAGGAGGTGAGTGCTTTGCAGCAGCGTTTGGATCAGCTGATCGACGAACGGCGGTTCGACCTGGATGAACGTCGCAAAGACCTCCAGAACCGCATCAGCGAAATGGAGCGCACGAAGGATGAACAGCGTGACATCAAGGCGCAGATACGGGAGGAGCAGGAGGATCTTATGGCGCGCTTTGACCGTCAGATTCGCGAACAGCAGCGCACGGTCAGTGAACAGCGAGCCGCACTCCAGCGCATGGAGGCCGAGCGCGAAAACGATATCGCCAACAGGCAGCGAGAAATTGCCAACGTCCAGGGGCGCTTAGAAAACATTCAACCCACTGAAGCCAGCTTCATAGCAAGTCGCTCGCTTCAGCCTACGAACGCGAGTACCCGCCTTATTCTTGCCCTGGGCGCCATCCTTGGCCTGATGCTGGGCGTGTTTGCCGCGTTCATCCGCGAATTTCTCGCCAATGCGCGCGCGTATCGCGAGCAACCGGACGCGGATCAGACCTGA
- a CDS encoding nucleotidyltransferase domain-containing protein, with translation MRLTDQQVAAIRQVVSAVCGDDATVQLFGSRLDDDARGGDVDLLVVLPEPVERPAMLSAQLSAKISRHMHGRSVDVVLSAPNLTTTPVHEIAAQEGVTLS, from the coding sequence ATGAGGCTGACGGATCAGCAAGTCGCTGCCATTCGTCAGGTAGTGTCTGCGGTTTGCGGGGATGACGCGACTGTCCAACTCTTTGGGTCGCGTCTGGATGATGATGCGCGTGGCGGCGATGTGGATCTGTTGGTCGTTTTGCCCGAGCCGGTTGAGCGTCCCGCAATGCTCTCAGCGCAGCTATCAGCGAAGATCAGCCGCCATATGCACGGCCGCTCGGTTGATGTTGTGCTATCTGCCCCGAACCTGACAACAACGCCAGTTCACGAAATCGCTGCACAAGAAGGGGTTACGCTGTCGTGA
- a CDS encoding AAA family ATPase, protein MSVHYRRRFVTELTDRLNEAAPLIQVVVGPRQVGKTTGIQQLIDQQTAPAHYASADDLLAGDAQWLREQWQHARLLGPNALLAIDEVQKIPNWPETVKALWDAEARRAARPGGAPPGRAARLKRGADPGRRDRVPCRAL, encoded by the coding sequence ATGTCGGTGCATTACAGAAGGCGCTTTGTGACCGAGCTGACCGATCGTCTCAATGAGGCTGCTCCCCTGATCCAGGTTGTCGTTGGCCCACGCCAGGTGGGTAAAACCACGGGTATCCAACAGCTTATCGATCAGCAGACGGCGCCGGCACACTACGCCAGTGCCGATGATCTGCTTGCAGGTGATGCCCAGTGGCTGCGCGAGCAGTGGCAGCACGCGCGACTCCTTGGCCCCAACGCGCTGCTCGCCATCGATGAGGTCCAGAAAATCCCCAACTGGCCCGAGACGGTGAAAGCGCTCTGGGACGCCGAGGCCCGCCGAGCAGCACGACCCGGAGGAGCGCCTCCGGGTCGTGCTGCTCGGCTCAAGCGCGGTGCAGATCCAGGACGGCGTGACCGAGTCCCTTGCCGGGCGCTTTGA
- a CDS encoding MarR family EPS-associated transcriptional regulator, with amino-acid sequence MTNTTASLDEALALRALQALETDPNLSQRALARELGVSLGKTNYCLRALMDKGLVKLQNFQHNPRKMRYAYLLTPQGIEEKTRMTWQFLRRKEAEYEALQAEIAELRRRVTPDAQAQGR; translated from the coding sequence GTGACTAATACGACCGCATCACTTGATGAAGCGCTGGCCCTGCGCGCGCTCCAAGCTCTTGAAACCGATCCCAATCTCAGCCAGCGCGCCTTGGCTCGCGAGCTGGGTGTGAGCCTCGGTAAAACGAATTATTGTCTGCGCGCGCTGATGGACAAGGGACTTGTGAAGCTTCAGAACTTTCAGCACAACCCGCGCAAGATGCGCTACGCCTATCTGCTCACGCCCCAGGGTATTGAGGAGAAAACCCGCATGACTTGGCAGTTCCTGCGCCGGAAAGAGGCGGAGTACGAGGCACTGCAGGCCGAGATCGCGGAATTGCGCCGGCGTGTGACCCCTGATGCGCAGGCGCAGGGGCGATGA
- a CDS encoding Arm DNA-binding domain-containing protein, translating to MASFVVRPNGILQYDMFINGKRFREGTGLPDTPANRQRMRRNVRRLNAELETGAFNYAKWFPDSKKIEAAERLLRENRSDDPGQRFGRYAWSWYAMCKGDWKPAYRTRVAHNLRGHIVPFLGDYPVDQVDERALRTFRQSLLEQTRPNGRRAFSNSRITNLMAHISAIMNLAERELGINNPIKYLPRLPDDRKDPQPLTVEQVHAFLRAVDPRMRLYFEVRFYTGLRTGEINGLRLRDLDLPRNRLRIRVALTDGMLQMLKTRRSRRNIQLAPRLGEALAAYVGERHGAGMLALLRGGVPEQPEGFNPDAVEVRDRARQRLDPDDPGDFANNPRLVVPDAANPRYPLDGLLFTDFEGQPLDPSQVSKEFWLPTLKRLGLERRRVYETRHTAAVLHLAAGENPLFVSRLLGHADSAMLFNVYAPFVPNIMGRDGEAFEALMTR from the coding sequence ATGGCGTCATTCGTGGTCCGGCCCAACGGCATCCTGCAGTACGATATGTTCATCAACGGCAAGCGCTTTCGTGAAGGCACCGGGCTGCCCGACACGCCGGCCAACCGTCAGCGCATGCGGCGCAACGTCCGCCGCCTCAACGCCGAGCTCGAGACGGGCGCGTTCAACTACGCGAAGTGGTTCCCCGACAGCAAAAAGATCGAGGCCGCCGAGCGTCTGCTGCGTGAGAACCGCAGCGATGACCCGGGGCAGCGCTTCGGCCGCTACGCCTGGAGCTGGTATGCGATGTGCAAAGGCGACTGGAAGCCCGCCTACCGCACCCGGGTGGCCCATAACCTGCGCGGTCATATCGTCCCCTTCCTCGGTGACTACCCGGTGGACCAGGTCGACGAGCGCGCCCTGCGCACGTTCCGCCAGAGCCTGCTGGAGCAGACCCGGCCCAACGGCCGACGGGCATTCAGCAACAGCCGCATCACCAACCTGATGGCGCATATCTCGGCGATCATGAACCTGGCCGAGCGCGAGCTGGGGATCAACAATCCGATCAAATACCTGCCGCGGCTGCCGGACGACCGCAAGGACCCCCAGCCCCTGACCGTCGAGCAGGTCCACGCCTTTCTGCGCGCTGTCGACCCACGCATGCGGCTTTACTTTGAGGTGCGCTTCTATACCGGGCTGCGCACCGGCGAGATCAACGGCCTGCGCCTGCGCGATCTGGACCTGCCGCGCAACCGCCTGCGGATCCGGGTGGCGCTGACCGACGGCATGCTGCAGATGCTCAAAACGCGCCGCTCACGGCGCAACATCCAGCTCGCCCCCCGACTCGGTGAGGCCCTGGCGGCCTATGTCGGCGAGCGTCACGGCGCCGGCATGCTCGCGCTGTTGCGCGGTGGCGTCCCCGAGCAGCCCGAGGGGTTCAACCCCGATGCGGTGGAAGTGCGGGACCGCGCCCGTCAGCGCCTCGACCCCGACGACCCGGGGGACTTCGCCAACAACCCGCGACTGGTGGTCCCGGATGCCGCCAACCCGAGGTACCCACTCGATGGGCTGCTATTCACCGACTTCGAAGGCCAGCCGCTGGATCCGTCGCAGGTCTCGAAAGAGTTCTGGCTGCCGACCTTAAAGCGCCTGGGCCTGGAGCGGCGCCGCGTCTACGAAACCCGTCACACCGCCGCCGTGCTGCATCTGGCCGCCGGCGAGAATCCTCTGTTCGTCTCACGGCTGCTCGGCCATGCCGACTCGGCCATGCTGTTCAACGTCTACGCGCCGTTCGTCCCGAACATCATGGGCCGGGATGGCGAAGCGTTCGAGGCCCTGATGACACGTTGA
- the rfaH gene encoding transcription/translation regulatory transformer protein RfaH, translated as MKRWYAIYCKPREDERAELHLDHQAFEVFRPKHRVRRKRSGGMTTLIESLFPRYLFVHLDDLTENWAPIRSTRGVAGMVRWGDHVPPVPEPVIDCLRRNVDEVGCIPTPQADYQKGDRLVIQEGAFAGHEGLFYGRRGEDRVMLLLEIMKQPQTMVFPEASVARG; from the coding sequence TTGAAACGCTGGTATGCCATCTACTGTAAACCGCGCGAGGATGAGCGCGCCGAGCTGCACCTCGACCATCAGGCGTTTGAGGTGTTCCGGCCTAAACACCGTGTGCGCCGCAAGCGCTCGGGGGGCATGACGACGCTGATCGAATCGCTGTTCCCGCGCTATCTGTTCGTCCATCTCGACGATCTCACCGAGAACTGGGCGCCGATCCGCTCGACCCGGGGCGTCGCCGGCATGGTTCGCTGGGGCGATCATGTCCCGCCGGTCCCGGAGCCGGTCATTGACTGCCTGCGGCGCAACGTCGATGAGGTGGGCTGTATCCCGACACCTCAGGCCGACTATCAGAAGGGCGATCGTCTGGTGATCCAGGAAGGGGCGTTCGCGGGTCACGAGGGGCTTTTCTACGGCCGGCGCGGCGAGGACCGGGTCATGCTGCTGCTTGAGATCATGAAACAGCCGCAGACCATGGTCTTTCCCGAGGCCTCAGTGGCACGGGGCTAG
- the gcvH gene encoding glycine cleavage system protein GcvH, which yields MSEIPADLRYAQTHEWLRDEGDGVVTVGITDHAQAELGDLVFVQLPAEEGTVEAGAACAVVESVKAASDIYAPVDGEIIAVNEAVTDDPEQVNTDPYGEGWLFTMRMVDVGSLGELLDADGYAELIDDANG from the coding sequence ATGAGTGAGATTCCGGCGGATCTGCGCTACGCGCAGACCCATGAATGGCTGCGTGATGAGGGTGACGGCGTGGTCACCGTGGGGATCACCGATCATGCCCAGGCCGAGCTGGGCGATCTGGTGTTCGTCCAGCTGCCAGCGGAGGAAGGCACGGTCGAGGCCGGCGCCGCCTGCGCGGTGGTGGAGTCGGTCAAGGCCGCCTCGGATATCTATGCCCCGGTGGACGGCGAGATCATCGCGGTCAACGAGGCGGTGACCGACGACCCCGAGCAGGTCAACACCGATCCCTACGGCGAGGGCTGGCTTTTCACCATGCGCATGGTGGATGTCGGGTCGCTGGGTGAACTGCTCGACGCCGATGGCTACGCCGAGCTGATCGACGACGCCAATGGATAG
- the ubiH gene encoding 2-octaprenyl-6-methoxyphenyl hydroxylase: MSSDHSYDVLIAGGGLVGASLAVALRGSGLAVAVVEPVPPQSDGQPSFDERHTALAPTSRRFFTNLGLWSAIEPGVEPIQRIHVSDRGHGGFTRLSAEAEGLPALGHVAPNRVLGAALRPAMAEAASLYCPARIIDSHPQYAADGDDEAARMIGRKVRITTDAGEQTLTTRLLVVADGVQSATREALGIHTQTRDYGQSAIIANVRAELAHNGVAYERFTPEGPLAVLPASAGSVSIVWPLATDDARAMAEDASDAAFLERLQQAFGWRLGRLEAVGERHVYPLKAVTAEAFAIDRAVILGNAAHALHPVGGQGLNLALRDVAALADGLSGGGDPGDDARLAAYAQSRQSDYRRTFGFTDGLVRLFSNASPPLAAIRNIGLTALDLCPPARRLLLKQGTGAAGELPPLCRD, translated from the coding sequence ATGTCATCCGATCATTCCTATGATGTGCTGATCGCCGGTGGTGGTCTCGTGGGCGCGAGCCTCGCGGTGGCGCTGCGCGGCAGTGGCCTGGCCGTGGCGGTGGTCGAGCCAGTGCCCCCGCAGTCCGACGGTCAGCCGAGCTTTGACGAGCGGCATACCGCGCTCGCCCCCACTTCGCGGCGGTTTTTCACCAACCTCGGACTATGGTCGGCCATCGAGCCGGGCGTTGAACCGATCCAGCGCATCCATGTCTCCGATCGCGGCCACGGCGGCTTCACCCGGCTGAGCGCCGAGGCGGAGGGGCTGCCGGCGCTGGGCCATGTCGCCCCCAACCGGGTCCTTGGCGCCGCCCTGCGGCCCGCCATGGCCGAGGCGGCGAGCCTCTACTGCCCGGCCCGGATCATCGACAGCCACCCGCAGTACGCCGCCGACGGTGACGACGAGGCCGCGCGGATGATCGGCCGCAAGGTGCGCATCACGACCGATGCCGGTGAGCAGACCCTGACCACACGACTGCTGGTGGTGGCGGACGGGGTGCAGTCGGCGACCCGCGAGGCGCTCGGTATCCACACCCAGACGCGCGATTACGGCCAGAGCGCGATCATCGCCAACGTCCGCGCCGAGCTCGCGCACAACGGCGTCGCCTACGAGCGCTTTACGCCGGAGGGGCCCCTGGCGGTCCTGCCGGCGAGCGCGGGCAGCGTGTCGATCGTCTGGCCGCTCGCCACCGACGATGCCCGCGCGATGGCCGAGGACGCCAGCGATGCGGCCTTCCTCGAGCGCCTGCAGCAGGCGTTCGGCTGGCGGCTGGGTCGCCTCGAGGCGGTGGGCGAGCGCCATGTCTATCCGCTCAAGGCCGTCACCGCCGAGGCGTTTGCCATCGACCGCGCGGTCATCCTTGGCAACGCCGCTCACGCGCTGCACCCGGTGGGTGGCCAGGGCCTCAACCTGGCCCTGCGCGACGTCGCGGCGCTGGCGGACGGCCTGAGCGGCGGCGGTGATCCGGGCGATGACGCGCGCCTCGCCGCCTACGCCCAGTCGCGGCAGAGCGACTATCGACGCACCTTTGGCTTTACCGACGGGCTGGTGCGGCTTTTCTCGAACGCCTCGCCGCCGCTCGCGGCGATCCGTAACATCGGCCTGACGGCACTGGATCTGTGCCCACCGGCGCGGCGGTTGCTGCTCAAGCAGGGCACCGGTGCGGCGGGGGAACTGCCGCCCCTGTGCCGGGATTAG
- a CDS encoding ATP-binding protein, with protein MLLGSSAVQIQDGVTESLAGRFELTRLGHWRFCELQAAFAYDLERYLAYGGYPGAVAFEGDHDRWYAYLKDAIVETVIGRDILQFERVGKPALFRQAFEILCHYPAQEISYTKLLGQLQDRGNTDLIKHYISLYESAFMFHTLAKYSAKAWRSRSSSPKMLPACPALYTMHQSARILADPEQRGRVFELAVGAELAQQPGALYYWREGKAEVDFVYAHRGALYAIEVKSGRRKSRKGLTAFVEQTPDAIPVILTPEHFGMFSADPVGFLERVGG; from the coding sequence GTGCTGCTCGGCTCAAGCGCGGTGCAGATCCAGGACGGCGTGACCGAGTCCCTTGCCGGGCGCTTTGAGTTAACGCGCCTCGGCCATTGGCGCTTTTGCGAGCTGCAGGCCGCCTTCGCGTATGACCTCGAGCGCTATCTCGCCTATGGGGGCTACCCCGGGGCCGTCGCCTTCGAGGGGGATCACGATCGCTGGTATGCCTATCTAAAAGACGCCATCGTGGAAACGGTGATCGGCAGGGACATTCTGCAGTTCGAGCGCGTCGGCAAGCCGGCGCTCTTCCGACAGGCCTTTGAGATCCTCTGCCACTACCCCGCCCAGGAGATCAGCTACACCAAACTGCTCGGCCAGCTCCAGGATCGTGGCAATACCGATCTCATCAAGCACTACATCAGCCTCTATGAGAGTGCGTTCATGTTTCACACGCTGGCCAAGTACTCGGCGAAGGCGTGGCGGAGCCGCAGCTCCAGCCCGAAAATGCTGCCTGCGTGCCCCGCGCTCTACACCATGCATCAAAGCGCTCGGATACTGGCTGATCCCGAGCAGCGCGGCCGGGTCTTCGAACTTGCCGTCGGCGCTGAGCTCGCCCAGCAGCCCGGGGCTCTGTACTACTGGCGCGAGGGCAAGGCCGAGGTGGACTTCGTCTATGCACACCGCGGCGCGCTCTATGCCATTGAAGTCAAATCCGGGCGGCGAAAATCCCGCAAGGGCCTCACCGCCTTTGTTGAACAAACCCCCGACGCCATCCCCGTCATTCTCACCCCGGAGCATTTCGGCATGTTTTCGGCAGACCCGGTGGGGTTTCTTGAGCGCGTTGGCGGGTAA
- a CDS encoding phospho-sugar mutase has product MDSDATPELLTRARAWRDADPDPVTRADLDARIQRVEAGDGAAGDAVAGLRACFEPPLGFGTAGLRGLNGPGPAHMNHRLIQRVTAVLADLLRAEVPDAAERGVVIGYDARHGSAALAETAARTLAGAGFGVHVFDAVASTPLVAFAALELQTAAGLVLTASHNPPEYLGYKVYGARGVQIVPPTDERIAQALAALPAGVEIPQLSADEALASERCPYWRVHGDALRTAHRQATATATAAGAASTSLRVAYSAMHGVAGDAVKAALADQGGIECDEVAEQAAPDGDFPTLRFPNPEEPGALDRLIALAQHVDADIALATDPDGDRLGVALPDDGGQWQVLMGDQTGVLLGDYLMARAIDTAGPSPSGRWFVMNTVVSSRLLERIATARGIDAEQTLTGFKWLWNRALEREAAGDRFLYCYEDSIGFCPTPRVRDKDGIATAVAVTEMAREARAAGATLYARLQGLYRQYGLSVNRQVNLKLEGGDAHTRMAAGLRELRQAPPTDIAGLAVHRVHDYRAAERHAPDGSDPEPIPLPANDLIQFDLAGHCHVSIRPSGTEPKLKIYLEYLGDPGSADLAAERAEAVERLTRIGKALADRLTD; this is encoded by the coding sequence ATGGATAGCGACGCCACGCCTGAGCTTCTGACCCGGGCCCGGGCCTGGCGCGATGCCGATCCGGACCCCGTGACCCGCGCCGACCTCGATGCCCGCATCCAGCGGGTCGAGGCGGGTGATGGCGCGGCGGGGGACGCCGTCGCCGGTCTGCGCGCCTGCTTCGAGCCGCCCCTGGGGTTCGGCACCGCCGGTCTGCGCGGGCTGAACGGCCCCGGTCCCGCGCATATGAACCATCGCCTCATCCAGCGGGTGACCGCGGTGCTCGCGGATCTGTTGCGCGCCGAGGTGCCCGATGCCGCGGAGCGGGGCGTGGTGATCGGCTATGATGCCCGCCATGGCTCTGCCGCGTTGGCCGAGACCGCGGCCCGCACCCTCGCCGGCGCCGGTTTTGGCGTCCACGTCTTTGACGCTGTCGCCTCGACGCCGTTGGTCGCATTCGCGGCGCTGGAGCTCCAGACGGCCGCCGGACTGGTGCTCACCGCCAGTCACAACCCGCCGGAATACCTCGGCTATAAGGTCTATGGCGCGCGCGGCGTGCAGATCGTCCCGCCCACCGACGAGCGGATCGCGCAGGCCCTGGCGGCCCTGCCCGCTGGCGTCGAGATCCCGCAGCTGAGCGCCGATGAGGCGCTCGCCAGCGAGCGTTGCCCCTACTGGCGGGTGCACGGCGATGCACTGCGCACCGCGCACCGCCAGGCAACCGCGACCGCCACCGCGGCCGGGGCGGCGTCGACGTCCCTGCGGGTGGCCTATAGCGCCATGCACGGCGTCGCCGGCGATGCGGTCAAGGCCGCGCTGGCGGATCAGGGCGGCATCGAGTGCGATGAAGTGGCCGAACAGGCGGCCCCGGATGGGGATTTCCCCACCCTGCGCTTCCCCAACCCGGAAGAGCCCGGCGCGCTGGATCGGCTCATCGCACTGGCTCAGCACGTGGACGCGGATATCGCGCTGGCCACCGACCCGGATGGCGATCGCCTGGGCGTGGCGCTGCCGGATGACGGCGGCCAGTGGCAGGTGCTGATGGGTGATCAGACCGGTGTCCTGCTGGGTGACTACCTGATGGCCCGGGCCATCGATACCGCCGGCCCATCGCCCAGCGGCCGGTGGTTTGTCATGAACACCGTGGTGAGTTCGCGGCTGCTTGAGCGCATCGCCACGGCCCGCGGTATCGATGCCGAGCAGACCCTGACCGGCTTTAAATGGCTCTGGAACCGTGCCCTCGAGCGCGAGGCGGCGGGCGATCGGTTCCTCTACTGCTACGAGGATTCGATCGGTTTCTGTCCCACGCCGCGGGTCCGCGACAAGGATGGTATCGCCACCGCCGTCGCGGTCACCGAGATGGCCCGCGAGGCCCGCGCCGCCGGCGCGACATTGTATGCGCGCCTGCAGGGTCTGTATCGACAGTATGGCCTGTCGGTGAACCGGCAGGTGAACCTCAAGCTCGAGGGCGGGGATGCCCATACCCGCATGGCGGCCGGGCTGCGTGAGCTGCGGCAGGCGCCGCCCACCGACATCGCCGGGCTGGCCGTGCACCGCGTGCATGACTATCGCGCGGCTGAGCGCCATGCCCCGGATGGCAGCGACCCCGAGCCCATCCCGCTGCCCGCCAATGACCTGATCCAGTTCGACCTTGCCGGCCACTGCCATGTCAGCATCCGCCCGAGCGGGACCGAGCCCAAGCTCAAGATCTATCTGGAGTATCTCGGTGATCCGGGCAGTGCGGATCTGGCAGCGGAGCGGGCCGAGGCGGTGGAGCGGTTGACGCGGATCGGAAAGGCGTTGGCCGATCGGCTGACTGACTGA